The following coding sequences lie in one Apium graveolens cultivar Ventura chromosome 3, ASM990537v1, whole genome shotgun sequence genomic window:
- the LOC141713793 gene encoding uncharacterized protein LOC141713793: MCQGAERIRAARVQTLKAEFEVLNMKDTNQLDDFVMKMNGLMSNIRAPGEIVSESYVVKKLLRAVSSIFLQIASIIEQFGNLEKMSVEETTGSLKAHEEGLKG, from the coding sequence ATGTGCCAAGGTGCAGAACGAATCAGGGCAGCACGAGTTCAAACCTTGAAGGCAGAGTTTGAGGTATTGAACATGAAGGACACTAATCAATTGGACGATTTTGTGATGAAGATGAATGGACTAATGTCAAATATTCGAGCACCGGGTGAAATAGTGAGTGAGAGCTATGTTGTAAAGAAACTGCTTCGTGCAGTGTCGTCAATTTTTTTACAAATTGCTTCAATAATTGAGCAATTTGGCAATCTTGAGAAGATGTCAGTAGAAGAAACAACTGGGTCACTCAAAGCACATGAAGAGGGGCTAAAGGGATAG